In one window of Methanoculleus chikugoensis DNA:
- a CDS encoding EVE domain-containing protein, giving the protein MTHWIASSNRDNQKILDAKHIWGVPKRNKTLMQRVKPGDTILVYVRQEKEDDTILPSAITSAYEIVSEPYIDHSRLFVTPPQMGDEVFPYRMKVRPVAVFAEPLEFKPLIQDLTFITNKTMWSGHLRIAMREIPDEDYRLILRRAGVEA; this is encoded by the coding sequence ATGACCCACTGGATCGCCTCCTCCAACCGGGACAACCAGAAGATCCTCGATGCGAAGCACATCTGGGGAGTTCCAAAACGGAACAAAACCCTCATGCAGCGGGTGAAGCCCGGCGACACCATCCTCGTATACGTCCGGCAGGAGAAAGAGGACGACACGATCCTCCCCTCCGCGATAACCAGCGCCTACGAGATCGTCTCCGAGCCCTACATAGACCACTCCCGCCTCTTCGTCACCCCGCCGCAGATGGGCGACGAGGTCTTCCCCTACCGCATGAAGGTCCGGCCGGTCGCAGTCTTTGCCGAACCCCTTGAGTTCAAGCCGCTGATTCAAGACCTCACATTCATCACGAACAAGACGATGTGGAGCGGCCACCTCAGGATAGCCATGCGCGAGATCCCGGATGAGGACTACCGGCTCATCCTCAGGCGGGCAGGAGTGGAGGCGTAA
- a CDS encoding DUF365 domain-containing protein, with the protein MSEITGVTFPVPKHLMPRFFKDKKTVFIKPATVFKELRSGMKLVFYQSHEDTGYVGEATIKRIVIDDDPLAFFETFGDAVFLTKEEAKAYVASQERWRGIRVRKEAPRKRPWMALELEGIRKYDTVKKPERFVPVGGRYLRA; encoded by the coding sequence ATGTCCGAGATCACCGGCGTCACCTTCCCCGTCCCAAAACATCTCATGCCCCGGTTCTTCAAGGACAAAAAGACCGTCTTCATCAAGCCCGCCACCGTCTTCAAGGAACTCCGGAGCGGCATGAAACTCGTCTTCTACCAGTCCCACGAGGATACCGGCTACGTCGGGGAGGCGACGATCAAGCGGATCGTCATCGACGACGACCCCCTCGCGTTCTTCGAGACCTTCGGGGATGCGGTCTTCCTGACGAAAGAGGAGGCAAAAGCCTACGTCGCGAGCCAGGAACGGTGGCGGGGGATCCGGGTCAGGAAGGAGGCGCCCCGAAAGCGGCCCTGGATGGCCCTCGAACTTGAGGGTATCCGGAAGTACGATACGGTGAAGAAGCCGGAGCGGTTTGTGCCGGTCGGGGGAAGGTATCTGCGGGCGTAA
- a CDS encoding RNA-guided endonuclease InsQ/TnpB family protein, which translates to MLLSYKYRAYPGATTETRLNSALDTCRWLYNTLLEECTTAREHGITPTMRGTQARIVTLKEENPFLKGVYSKVLQMVNYTLWSNIAALSQTKKRGRKIGKLRFKSACRYRTLNYNQSGFKIDREHSSITFSKIGAIPFTMHRPYAGTVKGVLITRRGDRWYVIVQAEQEVSEPKREGRSVGIDLGLSSFAVDSDGAVIENPRFSEHSLDRIKKLHQSIARKQRFSKNWKKAKGKLEKAYEHITNQKNDFLHKLSRRYVDTYATICVEDLNIKYLKENGNSPGLHRSIHDASWGRFYFYLSYKAESAGTNLIKVDPRNTSQICSNCGSIVKKSLSERVHECPYCGFVADRDYNAAVNIHRVGMEQPFEPVEMIPLHHIAVMQVLSMKQEATPFRAG; encoded by the coding sequence ATGCTCCTCTCCTACAAGTACCGGGCGTATCCCGGCGCAACCACCGAGACACGGCTGAACAGTGCGCTCGATACCTGTAGGTGGCTCTACAACACACTTCTCGAAGAATGTACTACCGCGCGGGAGCACGGGATCACTCCGACGATGCGAGGAACACAGGCGCGGATCGTCACGCTGAAAGAGGAGAATCCATTTCTGAAGGGCGTGTATTCCAAGGTGCTCCAGATGGTGAATTATACCCTCTGGAGTAACATCGCCGCTCTCTCCCAAACAAAGAAGAGGGGACGGAAGATCGGCAAACTCCGGTTCAAGAGCGCATGCCGGTATCGGACGCTCAACTACAACCAGTCCGGGTTCAAGATCGACCGGGAACATAGTTCGATTACGTTCTCGAAGATCGGAGCGATTCCGTTCACAATGCACCGCCCGTACGCTGGCACGGTGAAGGGCGTCCTGATCACCCGTCGCGGGGATCGATGGTACGTGATCGTTCAGGCAGAGCAGGAGGTCTCCGAACCGAAGAGAGAGGGACGATCGGTCGGGATCGATCTCGGTCTGAGCTCGTTTGCAGTCGATAGCGATGGTGCAGTGATCGAGAATCCCCGGTTCTCTGAGCACTCACTTGACCGGATCAAGAAGTTACACCAGAGTATTGCCCGGAAACAACGGTTCTCGAAAAACTGGAAGAAGGCAAAAGGGAAACTGGAGAAGGCGTATGAACATATCACGAACCAGAAGAACGATTTCCTGCACAAACTTTCGCGTCGGTACGTTGATACCTATGCAACGATCTGTGTTGAAGACCTGAATATCAAGTATCTGAAAGAGAACGGCAACTCTCCGGGACTACACAGGAGCATTCACGATGCTTCATGGGGACGATTCTATTTTTATCTATCGTACAAGGCTGAAAGTGCTGGTACCAATCTCATCAAAGTCGATCCCCGGAATACATCGCAGATATGCTCGAACTGTGGAAGCATCGTGAAAAAGAGCCTCTCTGAGAGAGTTCATGAATGCCCATATTGTGGGTTTGTTGCGGATCGAGATTACAATGCTGCGGTGAATATTCACCGCGTGGGGATGGAACAGCCCTTTGAGCCTGTGGAGATGATACCGCTACATCACATTGCTGTGATGCAAGTGTTGTCTATGAAGCAGGAAGCCACGCCCTTCAGGGCGGGGTAG